The Chloroflexota bacterium genome includes a region encoding these proteins:
- the glgX gene encoding glycogen debranching protein GlgX: protein MTDMTVRMFPGQPYPLGATWDGSGVNFAIFSEHAEHVELCLFNQAYEAPETARIRMPEQTDLVWHVYLPDARPGQVYGYRVHGPWDPRNGHRFNPHKLLIDPYAKAITGPVDWSEAMFSYPLDGRPDADLERDDADSAFGMPKGVVIEPAFSWGDDRPPKTPWHETVIYEAHVRGLTRLHPDLPEDTKGTYAALADHRVIRYLQQLGVTAVELMPVHHFVHDKHLLDRGLRNYWGYNSIAYFAPDTRYGRARTAGAQVNEFKTMVKTLHNAGIEVILDVVYNHTAEGSHLGPTLSFRGIDNAAYYRLVHGDQRYYMDYTGTGNTLNMQHPRTIQLIMDSLRYWVLEMHVDGFRFDLASTLARELHEVDRLSAFFDIIHQDPVLSQVKLIAEPWDVGEGGYQVGNFPVLWTEWNGKYRDSVRRFWRGDPGMIAELGYRLTGSSDLYERTGRRPYASINFVTAHDGFTMRDLVSYNEKHNHANGEDNRDGESHNLSWNCGAEGETDDPNIRELRARQMRNFMTTLLVSSGVPMILHGDEIARSQGGNNNVYCQDNETSWQPWTLTDEQQQMLDWTRRVIRLRREHAVLRRRNFFRGRPIRGGDLKDVLWLGTNGKEMSEAQWLDGSTRCVGMYLSGYASDVTDDEGQQIVGDSLLLIFNNSDRSAPFTLPNINHGNAWQLVLDTNAPDRPIRRSRRLDPRQYRVAPRSVAIFKHPLPQQAPGEGASDAESQQGGPRAGTT, encoded by the coding sequence ATGACTGACATGACGGTTCGGATGTTCCCGGGGCAGCCGTATCCACTCGGGGCGACGTGGGACGGCAGCGGCGTCAACTTCGCGATCTTCAGCGAGCACGCCGAGCACGTCGAGCTGTGCCTGTTCAACCAGGCCTACGAGGCCCCCGAGACAGCCCGCATCCGGATGCCCGAGCAGACGGACCTCGTCTGGCACGTCTACCTGCCAGACGCCCGCCCAGGCCAGGTCTACGGCTACCGCGTGCACGGGCCGTGGGATCCGCGCAACGGCCACCGTTTCAACCCCCACAAGCTGCTGATCGACCCGTATGCCAAGGCCATCACCGGCCCGGTGGACTGGTCAGAGGCGATGTTCTCCTACCCACTCGACGGCCGGCCGGACGCCGACCTCGAGCGCGACGACGCCGACAGCGCGTTTGGCATGCCGAAGGGCGTCGTCATCGAGCCGGCCTTCTCCTGGGGCGACGACCGGCCGCCGAAGACCCCCTGGCACGAAACGGTCATCTACGAAGCCCACGTGCGCGGCCTGACCAGGCTCCACCCCGATCTGCCAGAGGACACGAAGGGCACCTACGCCGCCCTGGCCGATCACCGGGTGATCCGCTACCTTCAGCAGCTTGGCGTGACCGCCGTCGAGCTGATGCCGGTCCATCACTTTGTCCACGACAAGCACCTGCTCGACCGTGGGCTGCGGAACTACTGGGGCTACAACTCGATTGCCTACTTTGCGCCGGACACCCGGTACGGCCGGGCACGCACAGCCGGCGCGCAGGTCAACGAGTTCAAGACGATGGTCAAGACCCTCCACAACGCCGGCATCGAGGTCATCCTCGACGTGGTCTACAACCACACGGCGGAGGGCAGCCATCTCGGTCCGACGCTCTCCTTTCGGGGCATCGACAACGCTGCCTACTACCGCCTGGTGCATGGCGACCAGCGGTACTACATGGACTACACCGGCACCGGCAACACGCTGAACATGCAGCACCCGCGCACCATTCAGCTCATTATGGACAGCCTGCGCTACTGGGTGCTGGAGATGCACGTCGACGGCTTCCGCTTTGACCTCGCCTCGACGCTCGCCCGCGAGCTTCACGAGGTCGACCGCCTCTCGGCCTTCTTCGACATCATCCACCAGGATCCGGTGCTCTCACAGGTCAAGCTGATTGCCGAGCCGTGGGACGTGGGTGAGGGCGGCTATCAGGTCGGCAACTTCCCCGTGCTGTGGACCGAGTGGAACGGCAAATATCGCGACTCCGTCCGGCGTTTCTGGCGCGGCGACCCCGGCATGATCGCGGAGCTTGGCTACCGGCTGACCGGGAGCAGCGACCTTTACGAGCGAACGGGCCGCCGACCGTACGCCAGCATCAACTTCGTGACGGCCCACGACGGCTTCACCATGCGCGATCTCGTGTCCTACAACGAGAAGCACAACCACGCCAACGGCGAGGACAACCGCGATGGCGAGAGCCACAACCTCTCGTGGAACTGCGGCGCAGAGGGCGAGACAGATGACCCGAACATCCGCGAGCTGCGCGCCCGCCAGATGCGAAACTTCATGACGACGCTGCTCGTGTCCTCGGGCGTCCCGATGATCCTGCACGGCGATGAGATCGCGCGCTCGCAAGGGGGCAACAACAACGTCTACTGCCAGGACAACGAGACATCCTGGCAGCCCTGGACGCTGACCGACGAGCAGCAGCAGATGCTCGACTGGACCAGACGTGTCATCCGCCTGCGCCGCGAGCACGCTGTGCTGCGCCGACGCAACTTCTTCCGTGGCCGCCCGATCCGTGGGGGAGATCTCAAAGATGTCCTCTGGCTCGGGACGAATGGCAAGGAGATGTCCGAGGCGCAGTGGCTGGACGGATCGACCCGTTGCGTCGGGATGTACCTCTCTGGCTACGCCTCCGATGTGACCGACGACGAGGGGCAGCAGATCGTCGGCGATTCGCTGCTGCTGATCTTCAACAACAGCGACCGCAGCGCGCCGTTTACGCTCCCGAACATCAACCACGGCAACGCGTGGCAACTGGTCCTCGACACGAACGCGCCGGACCGGCCCATCCGGAGATCGCGCCGCCTCGATCCGCGCCAGTATCGAGTTGCGCCGCGCTCCGTGGCGATCTTCAAGCACCCGCTGCCGCAGCAGGCGCCGGGCGAGGGCGCGTCGGACGCGGAGAGCCAGCAGGGCGGCCCACGAGCAGGGACGACGTAG
- a CDS encoding amidohydrolase gives MEIRGIDFHVHPCDPRIARAWAGDPADYERFFRGAVPVESDDEMAVRFRGLGLLGVLLGADAETTTGIEAYPNDDLAGICRANPDLFVGFAGIDPWKGRAAIDELERSVKTLGLRGAKFHPGRQHFLPADPRFDELWQTASDLGAICLFHTGMMAAGAGTPGGRGEVLEYTRPIHLDALAARFPKLIIVAAHPSWPWHEEMLAVARHKANVYLDLSGYLPRYMPESFLRMATSLLQDQVLFGSDYPFILPDRWLADFESVRLRDEVREKILLGNAKRLLGLEP, from the coding sequence ATGGAGATTCGCGGCATCGACTTCCACGTTCACCCGTGTGACCCCCGCATCGCGCGGGCCTGGGCCGGCGACCCTGCTGACTACGAGCGCTTCTTCCGGGGCGCGGTCCCCGTCGAGAGCGACGACGAGATGGCGGTGCGTTTCCGGGGACTCGGGTTGCTGGGCGTGCTGCTCGGCGCGGACGCCGAGACGACCACGGGCATCGAGGCGTACCCGAACGACGACCTTGCCGGCATCTGTCGCGCGAACCCCGATCTGTTCGTCGGGTTTGCAGGCATCGACCCGTGGAAGGGCCGCGCGGCGATCGACGAGCTGGAGCGGTCCGTCAAGACGCTCGGGCTGCGCGGCGCGAAGTTCCACCCGGGCCGTCAGCACTTCCTGCCGGCCGATCCGCGCTTCGACGAGCTCTGGCAGACTGCCAGCGACCTCGGCGCGATCTGCCTCTTCCACACCGGGATGATGGCGGCCGGAGCTGGCACCCCGGGCGGGCGCGGCGAGGTGCTGGAGTACACCCGGCCGATCCACCTCGACGCGCTGGCGGCTCGCTTCCCGAAGCTCATCATCGTGGCGGCCCATCCAAGCTGGCCGTGGCACGAGGAGATGCTGGCCGTCGCCCGGCACAAGGCGAACGTCTACCTGGATCTCTCAGGCTACCTGCCACGCTACATGCCCGAGAGCTTCCTCAGGATGGCCACCAGCCTGCTGCAAGATCAGGTGCTCTTCGGGTCAGACTATCCGTTCATCCTGCCTGACCGCTGGCTGGCCGACTTCGAGTCGGTCCGCCTGCGCGACGAGGTCCGCGAGAAGATCCTGCTCGGGAACGCGAAGCGGCTGCTCGGGCTGGAGCCTTGA
- a CDS encoding FkbM family methyltransferase: MQDEHVEVYYQQDTEIRLLATLLECLDDKTVVDVGAEHGSFTEALLRAGASTVYAFEPYPMSVDLLKGKFHDEPTVHVFGLALGASNGQVTLHVVEDKSGHIPDAYHSLVAFKETPTLRPVGEILVECCTLDSLVVAGSLPAQVGILKIDTERSDFAVLQGMGRLSSLVVMVEFWEDLPETVGPAAYRVSEVATFMAERGYSNFAVIKRYDQFETFQINSAETRSGDWGNVLFIHDSAFSQLSPVLFEMASAVHTRLLDKASSFANEAQKRGDLLEEMHHIAEDRRAVIENLQRTLDEADGQRATILLEVLTEQEKAVEAYLRASRDDGLWKQAAPQLGVLYQHDPAPFHVPEHYLDIIPLANPPRISITTPCLNAARFLPFTLDSVLDQQYANLEYVVQDGASTDDTLILIEQYRNRLAHVASEKDSGMAQAINRGFAHTSGEIMAYLNADDLLLPGALHYVAAYFARHPEVDVIYGHRVLINEHNAEVGRWILPAHDNAVLSWADYVPQETLFWRRSIWEKSGGNMDESFRFALDWDLLIRFRDAGARMVRLPRFLGAFRVHAAQKTSLELEHQGAHEMEYIREREAGRPVSHSEIWHYLGNYMRHHKLYHKLYRLGVLLY; the protein is encoded by the coding sequence ATGCAAGACGAGCACGTAGAAGTCTACTACCAGCAAGACACTGAAATCCGTCTCCTGGCGACGTTGCTGGAATGTCTCGACGACAAGACGGTTGTCGACGTCGGCGCTGAACATGGCAGCTTCACAGAGGCACTGCTCCGGGCAGGTGCCAGCACAGTCTACGCCTTTGAGCCGTACCCGATGAGTGTTGACCTACTGAAGGGGAAGTTCCACGATGAGCCGACGGTGCACGTCTTCGGCTTGGCGCTCGGCGCATCCAACGGGCAGGTCACTCTGCACGTAGTCGAGGACAAGTCCGGACACATCCCCGACGCCTACCACTCTCTCGTCGCTTTCAAGGAAACTCCAACCCTCCGGCCTGTCGGTGAGATCCTGGTCGAGTGCTGCACGCTCGACTCACTTGTTGTCGCAGGCAGCCTGCCGGCTCAGGTCGGCATCTTGAAGATCGACACCGAGCGGAGTGATTTCGCCGTCCTGCAAGGAATGGGGAGGCTGAGCAGCCTCGTAGTGATGGTGGAATTCTGGGAAGATTTACCAGAAACCGTTGGACCGGCTGCCTATCGAGTCTCAGAGGTAGCCACGTTTATGGCCGAACGCGGCTATTCGAACTTTGCAGTTATCAAGCGTTACGATCAGTTCGAGACGTTTCAGATTAACAGTGCTGAAACCCGCTCCGGCGACTGGGGAAACGTTCTTTTCATTCATGATAGTGCGTTCTCCCAACTATCACCAGTACTCTTCGAGATGGCATCAGCAGTTCACACTCGACTGCTTGACAAAGCTTCCTCCTTCGCGAACGAGGCTCAGAAGCGGGGAGACTTACTGGAAGAGATGCACCATATTGCCGAGGACCGTCGAGCGGTCATCGAGAATCTGCAACGAACACTTGACGAAGCGGACGGACAGAGGGCGACCATTCTACTGGAGGTGCTGACCGAGCAAGAGAAGGCTGTGGAAGCGTATCTCCGTGCAAGCCGTGATGATGGTCTTTGGAAGCAGGCCGCCCCGCAGCTTGGCGTGCTCTACCAGCACGATCCAGCACCGTTTCATGTCCCAGAGCACTATCTTGACATCATTCCCCTTGCTAATCCGCCTCGTATCTCGATCACTACCCCGTGCCTCAACGCCGCTAGATTTCTCCCATTTACCCTCGATAGTGTCCTCGACCAGCAGTATGCCAATCTGGAGTATGTCGTCCAAGACGGGGCCTCAACCGATGATACGCTCATTCTCATCGAACAGTACCGCAACCGCCTCGCCCACGTCGCCTCGGAAAAAGACTCCGGCATGGCGCAGGCGATCAATCGCGGCTTTGCTCATACCAGTGGTGAGATCATGGCATACCTCAACGCTGACGACCTCCTCCTGCCCGGCGCACTTCACTACGTTGCTGCCTACTTTGCCCGCCATCCCGAAGTCGATGTCATTTACGGCCATCGTGTTTTGATCAACGAGCACAATGCCGAGGTCGGGCGCTGGATCCTGCCGGCCCACGACAACGCAGTCCTGTCATGGGCCGACTATGTCCCTCAGGAAACCCTTTTCTGGCGCCGCTCGATCTGGGAGAAGTCTGGAGGTAACATGGATGAATCATTCCGCTTCGCCCTTGACTGGGACCTCTTGATCCGCTTCCGCGATGCAGGAGCTCGGATGGTCCGCCTGCCCCGCTTCCTGGGAGCCTTCCGCGTTCACGCGGCGCAGAAGACCTCCCTAGAACTGGAGCATCAAGGGGCTCATGAGATGGAATACATCCGCGAGCGTGAAGCTGGCCGCCCAGTCTCCCACAGCGAGATATGGCACTACCTGGGCAACTACATGCGACACCACAAGCTGTACCATAAACTCTACCGCCTCGGCGTCCTGCTCTACTGA
- a CDS encoding sulfotransferase domain-containing protein: protein MFVLCVGLYRSGSTWQYQVASDLIEQHRHGQRLGFLNSVPPELSNWAVLKWHDPNQEFARLLARGQALALYCYRDLRDVTFSLMHKASCSFEDLVAGKRIFACCWADAFWSSQTNTLVQRYEAIIDDPYKAVREIAAHLGIAVEADEVDALVARYSFAANAQRVQDLAKNISEPERNLARQEHALVHDPTSLLHWNHVRKGEIGGWRHEATPMQRLILAEHVGDWLIRRGYETDMMWAGHWTPDTATTEETRALHEQLLEKEAAIRWLSEQAAGLQAQLLEKEAMIGVLGQAAADRLALLDEKERVIHRLARLVSRQDGRIQPDSI from the coding sequence ATGTTCGTTCTCTGTGTTGGCCTGTACCGCTCCGGTTCGACATGGCAGTACCAGGTTGCCTCAGATTTGATTGAGCAGCACCGGCACGGGCAGCGACTAGGGTTCCTCAACTCGGTACCACCAGAGCTTAGCAATTGGGCAGTTCTCAAATGGCATGACCCGAATCAAGAATTTGCACGCCTGCTCGCTCGTGGCCAAGCGCTTGCACTCTATTGCTATCGGGATCTTCGCGATGTGACATTCTCGCTGATGCATAAGGCTTCATGTTCGTTTGAAGATTTAGTCGCCGGAAAACGTATCTTTGCCTGCTGTTGGGCTGACGCCTTCTGGTCCTCGCAGACAAACACGCTTGTTCAGCGATATGAAGCGATTATTGATGATCCGTATAAAGCAGTACGGGAGATTGCCGCGCACTTAGGCATTGCGGTTGAGGCTGACGAGGTGGATGCATTGGTCGCACGCTACTCATTCGCCGCGAATGCTCAGCGCGTTCAAGATCTCGCTAAGAACATCTCTGAGCCAGAACGAAACCTGGCGAGACAGGAGCACGCTCTGGTTCATGACCCGACTTCGCTGCTGCACTGGAATCACGTGCGCAAAGGGGAAATCGGCGGCTGGAGACATGAAGCCACCCCCATGCAACGGTTGATACTTGCTGAGCACGTGGGTGATTGGCTCATTCGGCGTGGCTATGAGACGGACATGATGTGGGCTGGTCACTGGACTCCTGATACCGCCACAACAGAAGAAACGCGGGCACTGCACGAGCAACTCCTGGAAAAGGAAGCCGCGATACGTTGGTTGAGTGAACAGGCCGCAGGGCTCCAGGCGCAGCTCCTGGAAAAGGAGGCAATGATCGGGGTATTGGGGCAGGCAGCGGCTGATCGGCTCGCTCTGCTGGACGAAAAAGAGAGAGTTATTCATCGGCTCGCGCGGCTCGTCTCACGGCAGGACGGGCGCATCCAGCCAGATTCAATCTGA
- a CDS encoding ABC transporter ATP-binding protein: MTPIEIAPVVISVRGISKQYVRGSSGRQSLHGTLAAWLRLLRRKRIEQVGSGRQSFWALNNVTFDVRYGERVAIIGRNGAGKSTLLKVLSRIVYPSAGEVRIWGRVISLLEVGTGFNGDLTGRENVYLNASIHGLTRAEISERFGDIVDFSGVHDVLDTPVKRYSSGMQMRLAFSVAAHLDPDILLLDEVLTVGDLEFQQKCLERVESLVSEGRTLLFVSHSIEAVENFCTRCIWLDHGTVRGDGPTAKVLKEYRYG, translated from the coding sequence TTGACCCCAATAGAAATCGCACCAGTCGTGATCTCCGTGCGCGGTATATCCAAGCAGTATGTGCGTGGATCGTCTGGTAGGCAATCGCTGCACGGTACACTGGCAGCGTGGCTCCGGCTGTTGCGCCGCAAACGGATCGAGCAAGTTGGCAGTGGGCGGCAGAGCTTCTGGGCACTCAACAACGTTACCTTCGATGTGCGCTATGGTGAGCGTGTCGCCATCATCGGGCGAAACGGTGCCGGCAAGTCCACACTTCTGAAGGTGCTGTCGCGAATTGTGTATCCATCAGCTGGCGAGGTCCGCATTTGGGGCCGAGTCATCTCCTTACTGGAGGTCGGGACCGGTTTCAACGGGGATCTCACCGGTCGCGAAAATGTGTACCTGAACGCTTCAATTCACGGACTCACGCGTGCGGAGATCAGTGAGCGCTTTGGAGATATTGTCGATTTCTCCGGCGTGCATGATGTTCTGGACACTCCAGTCAAGCGTTACTCGAGCGGCATGCAGATGCGTTTGGCGTTTTCCGTGGCGGCCCATCTGGATCCAGATATTCTGCTACTTGACGAAGTGCTAACCGTTGGCGACCTTGAGTTCCAACAGAAGTGTCTGGAGCGGGTGGAGTCGCTGGTGTCTGAGGGGCGCACACTCCTCTTTGTCTCACACAGCATTGAGGCTGTGGAGAACTTTTGCACCCGCTGCATCTGGCTGGATCACGGCACGGTGCGGGGAGATGGCCCAACCGCGAAAGTCCTCAAAGAGTATCGCTACGGCTGA
- a CDS encoding ABC transporter permease, producing MLRPRNRISTTETVIRPSVVPFNVQLRELWQYRQLFIALIWRNMRIEFDTTRLGSAWATVRPLLFAIVFSMFRNLSGAETRVELPYILHVYSGLLLWTYFTDAATNSASAVRMDVALLSKVYYPRLLTPLVPAVSGLFTMLVGFVPLIAIMIWTGVRPGWQLVLLPIAVIPCLILALGLGMVVSSLSVENRDWERVLAFALTIGLWVSPVIYSPELIPHAVRNTFHLNPMTGSLLAFRAVLFDGIAFPLGDWLYALASSFVILGFGIWVFRRTELALVDRL from the coding sequence ATGTTGCGCCCGCGAAATCGTATCTCAACGACTGAAACTGTCATTAGACCGTCAGTCGTTCCTTTCAACGTCCAGCTTCGCGAGCTTTGGCAGTATCGCCAGCTCTTCATTGCGCTGATCTGGCGGAATATGCGCATCGAGTTCGATACGACCCGCCTCGGCTCGGCGTGGGCAACAGTGCGGCCATTGCTCTTTGCCATAGTCTTCTCGATGTTCCGCAACCTGTCTGGGGCGGAAACTCGCGTTGAACTACCCTATATCCTGCACGTGTACTCAGGGTTGCTGCTGTGGACCTACTTCACGGACGCGGCCACTAACTCAGCTAGTGCTGTGCGCATGGACGTTGCTCTTTTATCGAAGGTGTACTATCCGCGCCTGCTGACACCACTTGTTCCAGCCGTGTCAGGTCTGTTTACTATGCTGGTAGGGTTCGTGCCACTTATCGCCATAATGATCTGGACCGGTGTGCGACCAGGCTGGCAACTGGTATTGTTGCCAATTGCTGTCATTCCGTGCTTGATCCTCGCACTGGGTCTGGGCATGGTAGTGTCATCATTGTCCGTCGAGAATCGCGATTGGGAACGTGTGCTGGCGTTCGCGCTGACCATAGGTCTCTGGGTCTCGCCAGTGATCTACTCTCCAGAGTTGATCCCTCACGCGGTGCGAAATACCTTTCATCTGAACCCGATGACTGGATCGTTGTTGGCGTTCCGTGCCGTCCTGTTTGATGGGATCGCCTTCCCGCTTGGGGACTGGCTGTATGCACTCGCCAGTTCGTTTGTGATTCTTGGATTCGGGATCTGGGTATTCCGTCGGACGGAACTGGCATTGGTGGATCGTCTGTGA
- a CDS encoding maturase produces MQSAETVLDVIRKRGERRLPIERLYRQLFKPQLYLLAYGRIYANHGAMTPGVTNETVDGMSLEKIGATIDALRAERYRWSPVKRVQIPKKNGKLRPLGLPTWSDKLVAEVVRLLLEAYYDVQSSDRSHRFRPGRGCHTALEEVVRVWKGTRWFIKGDISDCFGSLDHQILVSILAEKIHDGRFPRLISRMLKAGYLEDWRWHATLSGAPQGGVASPILSNVYLDRLDTFVEQSVLPEYNHGRLRRQNPAYQATEYAIQRAKRRGDRDAVRALRRQRRTLPSQDPNDLDYRRLRYVRYADDWLLGFAGPKHEAETIRSTIRDFLRDELKLELSASKTLITHAASRAAHFVGYEIKTQHADDKLDQRGQRSVNGAIGLFVPKPVIRQRCALYLSEGKPAQRGLLINDEDVTIVAKYQAEYRGIVQYYLLAQDVFRLGRLRWVMETSTLKTLAGKHRSTATKMARKYKTTIETPDGPRTCFQVTVDRDGGRKPLVARFGGIPLKRQRTTILTDQKPVLASARRNEVIHRLVAEDCEICDARTNLEAHHIRKLADLNRPGRREKPAWMHLMAMRRRKTLVVCRPCHEDIHAGRATAPVRT; encoded by the coding sequence ATGCAGAGTGCTGAAACGGTGCTGGACGTCATCCGCAAACGCGGTGAGCGACGACTGCCGATCGAACGGCTGTATCGGCAACTGTTCAAACCGCAGCTGTATCTGCTGGCCTACGGGCGCATCTACGCCAATCATGGTGCGATGACGCCCGGGGTCACCAACGAGACCGTGGACGGCATGTCCCTGGAGAAGATCGGGGCGACTATCGACGCGCTGCGCGCCGAGCGCTACCGATGGTCTCCGGTCAAGCGGGTGCAGATCCCGAAGAAGAACGGGAAGCTGCGCCCGCTGGGCCTGCCGACCTGGTCGGACAAACTGGTCGCCGAAGTGGTCCGCCTGCTGCTGGAGGCGTACTACGACGTCCAATCCTCCGACCGCTCCCATAGGTTCCGTCCCGGCCGGGGTTGCCACACCGCCCTGGAAGAGGTGGTGCGGGTCTGGAAGGGAACACGCTGGTTCATCAAGGGGGACATCTCCGACTGCTTCGGCAGTTTGGATCATCAGATCCTGGTGTCGATCCTGGCGGAGAAGATCCACGATGGCCGATTCCCGCGGCTGATCAGCCGGATGCTCAAGGCTGGCTACCTGGAGGACTGGCGCTGGCATGCCACGCTGAGCGGAGCGCCGCAAGGCGGGGTGGCCAGCCCAATCCTTTCCAACGTCTACCTTGACCGACTCGATACGTTCGTTGAGCAGTCCGTGCTGCCGGAGTACAACCACGGCCGCCTGAGGCGGCAGAATCCGGCGTACCAAGCCACCGAGTACGCGATCCAACGGGCCAAGCGGCGCGGCGACCGGGATGCGGTGCGGGCGTTGCGGCGTCAGCGTCGCACCCTGCCAAGCCAGGACCCGAATGATCTGGACTACCGACGGCTTCGGTACGTACGATATGCCGACGATTGGCTGCTGGGGTTCGCAGGGCCGAAGCACGAAGCCGAGACGATCAGGTCGACGATCCGGGACTTCCTGCGCGACGAGCTCAAGCTGGAGCTGTCGGCATCCAAGACGCTGATCACCCACGCCGCCAGCCGGGCGGCGCACTTCGTCGGCTACGAGATCAAGACCCAACACGCCGACGACAAGCTCGACCAGCGGGGTCAGCGCTCGGTCAACGGCGCGATCGGTCTGTTCGTGCCCAAGCCCGTGATCCGACAACGCTGCGCGCTCTATCTGAGCGAGGGCAAACCGGCCCAACGCGGCCTGCTGATCAACGACGAGGACGTCACCATCGTCGCGAAGTATCAGGCCGAGTACCGGGGCATCGTCCAGTACTACCTGCTCGCCCAGGACGTCTTCCGCCTGGGCCGGCTCCGCTGGGTCATGGAGACGTCCACGCTAAAGACCCTGGCCGGGAAGCACCGCAGCACGGCCACGAAGATGGCTCGAAAGTACAAGACGACGATCGAGACACCGGATGGGCCGCGCACGTGCTTCCAGGTCACTGTCGACCGCGATGGGGGCAGGAAGCCACTGGTCGCCCGCTTCGGTGGGATCCCGCTCAAGCGACAGCGCACGACCATTCTCACCGACCAGAAGCCGGTTCTCGCCAGCGCTCGGCGCAACGAGGTGATCCACCGACTCGTCGCCGAGGACTGCGAGATCTGCGACGCCCGGACGAACCTCGAGGCTCATCACATCCGCAAGCTCGCCGACCTCAACCGGCCTGGTCGACGTGAGAAACCCGCCTGGATGCATCTCATGGCCATGCGACGGCGCAAGACCCTCGTGGTCTGCCGTCCTTGCCACGAGGACATCCATGCCGGTCGAGCCACCGCGCCCGTTCGGACGTGA
- a CDS encoding response regulator transcription factor, with protein sequence MDILVVDDDRDIADIIGYSLRKEGHRAILAHSGEEALALVERAQPDLVVLDVMLPGLSGFDVCRKLRERGPIPVILLTARGEEADRVWGLDLGADDYIAKPFSHRELMARIRAVARRSAAAQTPNQGSVAVGELEIDFGGHEVTMRGASVDLTPKEYEILHCLALNAGRVVPHERVLAFAWGSSALDSDVDQLKVHVRHLREKLERNPSAPEYLTTLRGVGYKLAAPREAFADGSVS encoded by the coding sequence GTGGATATCCTGGTCGTCGACGACGATCGCGACATCGCCGACATCATCGGCTACAGCCTGCGGAAGGAAGGCCACCGCGCCATCCTGGCGCACTCCGGCGAGGAGGCGCTGGCGCTGGTGGAGCGGGCGCAGCCGGACCTCGTCGTCCTCGACGTGATGCTGCCCGGTCTCAGCGGCTTCGACGTCTGCCGGAAGCTGCGCGAGCGCGGCCCGATCCCGGTGATCCTGCTGACCGCCCGTGGCGAGGAGGCCGACCGTGTCTGGGGCCTCGACCTCGGCGCGGACGACTACATCGCCAAGCCGTTCAGCCACCGCGAGCTGATGGCCCGCATCCGGGCCGTCGCCCGGCGGAGCGCCGCCGCCCAGACGCCCAATCAGGGCAGCGTGGCCGTTGGCGAACTGGAGATCGACTTCGGCGGCCACGAAGTGACCATGCGCGGCGCGTCCGTTGACCTCACGCCGAAGGAGTACGAGATCCTGCACTGTCTGGCGCTCAACGCCGGCCGGGTGGTCCCCCACGAGCGCGTCCTGGCCTTTGCCTGGGGCAGCAGCGCCCTGGACAGCGACGTTGACCAGTTGAAGGTGCACGTCCGTCACCTGCGCGAAAAGCTGGAGCGCAACCCGAGCGCACCCGAGTACCTCACCACGTTGCGCGGTGTCGGGTACAAGCTGGCGGCTCCGCGCGAGGCGTTCGCGGACGGATCCGTCTCCTGA